The window CTGCCCTTATTTTGCAGCTTCTTCCTCTTTATGAACAAATTTTACAGGAATTGCAAAATGAAAAGGTAGAATGGCTGCAAATCGATGAACCTATTCTCGTTACTTCTATTTCCAAAGAGGAAATGAAAACGATCCAGTTCATTTATCATCAATTGCATGAGGCGGCACCAAACTTAAAAATTATGCTGCAAACATACTTTGATTCCGTCGATTGGTACCAAGAGCTTATGGACTTGCCGATTCAAGGAGTCGGACTCGATTTTGTCCATGGCGGCGAAAACAACTTAGAATCACTGCTTACTCACGACTTTCCCGACAATAAAGTGCTCGCGGCTGGCATCATTGACGGACGGAACATCTGGCGGTCTGATTTAGCGGAAAAACGTCATCTCATTGAAAAGATCACTTCTGTCGTTCCGGAATCGATGCTGTGGATTCAACCTTCTTGCAGCTTAATTCATGTACCGGTAACGACGAAGAACGAAACAAAATTAGACAAAATCATCAAACAATCGTTGGCTTTTGCGGATGAAAAATTAACCGAAATTGTGTTCCTGGCAAGAGATCAACACGGGGTGGACGACGCTTATTTTCAAGAAAACCAACAAATCATCCAAACATGGAAAAACCATTCGGAAAGACATCGCCAAAGTGTACAGCATGCTCAAAAAAACTTACAACATGTATCAGCGAAAAGAAAATCGCCTTATTCCATTCGCCAATCCGTCCAAAAAGAAGCGTTCGACCTCCCCATTCTTCCGACAACGACTATCGGCAGTTTTCCGCAAACAGCTGATATCCGCAAGGCAAGGCAAAAATGGAAAAAAGGCGAATGGAATGAACAGCAGTACGAACAGTTTATTCAGCAGCAAATTGAAAAATGGATTTGTCTACAAGAAGAGATAGGACTGGATGTATTGGTTCATGGTGAATTTGAAAGAACCGATATGGTGGAGTTTTTTGGGGAGAAACTGGGAGGATTCGCTTTTACCGAAAATGGTTGGGTCCAATCGTATGGCTCACGCTGTGTCCGTCCCCCTATTATCTACGGCGACGTAGAATTTTTACAGCCGATGACCGTGAAAGAAAGCGTCTATGCACAATCATTAACGGACAAGCCTGTAAAAGGGATGCTTACGGGACCGGTGACGATTTTAAACTGGTCGTTTGTTCGCGATGATAAATCTCGTCAAGAAGTATGCGAACAAATTGCGCTCGCTTTAAGAAAAGAAGTGGAAGCATTAGAATCAGCAGGCATTGCGATGATCCAAGTAGATGAACCCGCTTTGCTGGAAGGATTGCCTTTGAAGGATCATGACAAGCAAAACTATTTGAATTGGGCCGTGCGGGCATTCCGAATCACCACCTCAACAGTCCAAGATACAACGCAAATTCATACTCATATGTGCTATTGCGATTTTGCTTCTTATTTAGAAGACATCAGCAAAATGGATGCGGATGTGATTTCAATTGAAACATCCAGAAGCCATGGCGAAATTATCCCTGTCTTTGAAAAACAAACGTACGACAAAGGAATCGGACTAGGCGTTTATGACATCCACAGCCCTCGAATACCAACTGTAGAAGAGATGGCCGCTATTATTGAAAAGTCATTACAAGTGTTGGATCCCGGCCAATTTTGGATTAACCCTGACTGCGGTTTAAAAACAAGAAGTGAAAAAGAAGCGATTGCCTCTTTAAAAAACATGACGGCTGCAGCCGACGAAATCAGAAACAAACTAAAGGAAACCATACGCTAACTTTA of the Bacillus smithii genome contains:
- the metE gene encoding 5-methyltetrahydropteroyltriglutamate--homocysteine S-methyltransferase codes for the protein MKSSNLGYPRIGENREWKKALEQFWKGQVDESQFLQTMESIRHQHLKKQHEIGIDLIPVGDFTFYDQMLDTATMFGLVPERFNWKGNDIPLSVYFAMARGSDTAHACEMTKWFNTNYHYIVPEWNNAQPRLIENKPLKAYQEAKRKLGILGKPVLIGPYTFIKLSKGYKEKELPALILQLLPLYEQILQELQNEKVEWLQIDEPILVTSISKEEMKTIQFIYHQLHEAAPNLKIMLQTYFDSVDWYQELMDLPIQGVGLDFVHGGENNLESLLTHDFPDNKVLAAGIIDGRNIWRSDLAEKRHLIEKITSVVPESMLWIQPSCSLIHVPVTTKNETKLDKIIKQSLAFADEKLTEIVFLARDQHGVDDAYFQENQQIIQTWKNHSERHRQSVQHAQKNLQHVSAKRKSPYSIRQSVQKEAFDLPILPTTTIGSFPQTADIRKARQKWKKGEWNEQQYEQFIQQQIEKWICLQEEIGLDVLVHGEFERTDMVEFFGEKLGGFAFTENGWVQSYGSRCVRPPIIYGDVEFLQPMTVKESVYAQSLTDKPVKGMLTGPVTILNWSFVRDDKSRQEVCEQIALALRKEVEALESAGIAMIQVDEPALLEGLPLKDHDKQNYLNWAVRAFRITTSTVQDTTQIHTHMCYCDFASYLEDISKMDADVISIETSRSHGEIIPVFEKQTYDKGIGLGVYDIHSPRIPTVEEMAAIIEKSLQVLDPGQFWINPDCGLKTRSEKEAIASLKNMTAAADEIRNKLKETIR